In the genome of Candidatus Nitrosotenuis sp. DW1, one region contains:
- a CDS encoding ATP-binding protein has protein sequence MSAPREDAARMLKNAQEDAARMLKNAQEDAARMLKNAQEDAARMLKNAQEDAARMLKNAQEDAARMLKNAQEDAARMLKNAQEDAARMLKNAQEDEFRNLSKTGKTASNDGEPAIRRNKLYAIGELSSRLTHDLQNPLAVIKNTLEILRLRDPKPDEKTKESYDRIERAVTRMSQQIREVLDFVRTADLMREDVSVAKLLKTVIDDIDVPKEIQVILPPQDARIYVDVKQMQTVFSNLILNAIQAIENKGKIMIQVLDSDEDTIIEIIDNGCGIESGNLDHIFEPLFTTKQKGTGLGLASCKAIIENHGGEIDCSSIVNKGTAFTIRLPKI, from the coding sequence ATGAGTGCGCCGAGGGAGGACGCAGCTAGGATGCTAAAGAATGCGCAGGAGGACGCAGCTAGGATGCTAAAGAATGCGCAGGAGGACGCAGCTAGGATGCTAAAGAATGCGCAGGAGGACGCAGCTAGGATGCTAAAGAATGCGCAGGAGGACGCAGCTAGGATGCTAAAGAATGCGCAGGAGGACGCAGCTAGGATGCTAAAGAATGCGCAGGAGGACGCAGCTAGGATGCTAAAGAATGCGCAGGAGGACGCAGCTAGGATGCTAAAGAATGCGCAGGAGGACGAGTTTAGGAACTTGTCTAAAACAGGAAAGACGGCATCGAATGACGGCGAACCAGCGATACGCAGAAACAAATTGTATGCAATTGGCGAATTATCATCAAGACTAACACATGATTTGCAAAATCCCTTAGCTGTAATAAAAAATACTTTGGAAATTCTAAGACTAAGAGATCCCAAACCAGATGAAAAAACAAAAGAAAGCTATGATCGAATAGAAAGAGCAGTAACCAGAATGTCACAGCAGATCAGGGAGGTTCTGGACTTTGTTAGGACCGCGGATTTAATGCGAGAGGATGTTTCAGTGGCCAAATTGCTAAAGACTGTTATCGATGACATAGATGTGCCAAAAGAAATACAAGTGATTTTACCTCCTCAAGATGCCAGAATCTATGTCGATGTCAAGCAAATGCAGACGGTGTTTTCAAATTTGATACTAAATGCAATTCAAGCCATTGAAAATAAGGGAAAAATAATGATCCAAGTTCTTGATTCAGACGAGGATACAATAATTGAGATCATCGATAATGGATGCGGTATAGAAAGTGGGAACCTGGATCATATTTTTGAGCCCCTATTTACTACAAAACAGAAAGGAACTGGGCTCGGACTTGCAAGTTGCAAGGCAATAATAGAAAACCACGGCGGCGAGATAGATTGTTCCAGTATTGTAAATAAAGGAACTGCATTTACCATAAGATTGCCAAAGATATAG
- a CDS encoding transcriptional regulator: MAGLDRLLSKHLDHIIQENLGDKIIQKVENRLVEKYGITLTESIEQFQKLDSVLREFFGAGADGLEKRFLESICNIKTTRNDSWVSINNSILTKIILEAFGDICKKRILDILSSDVLIISQIIEKCDIAQTSGYRKINSLIDDGLLVPSGYVSTSDGKKVTKYRSVFDNVKIEIVRNDVKVAIRLAKEEFAASSVLTVCTQA, encoded by the coding sequence GTGGCAGGTCTTGACAGACTGTTATCAAAACACCTAGATCACATCATTCAAGAAAACCTAGGCGATAAAATAATACAGAAAGTTGAAAACAGACTGGTTGAAAAATATGGCATAACATTAACTGAATCAATAGAGCAATTTCAAAAATTGGATTCCGTCCTGAGGGAATTTTTCGGCGCAGGGGCAGATGGGCTCGAAAAAAGGTTTCTTGAAAGCATTTGCAACATTAAAACCACACGTAACGACAGTTGGGTTTCAATTAACAATTCAATATTAACTAAAATCATTTTAGAAGCATTTGGAGACATATGCAAGAAAAGAATCCTAGACATCCTAAGCAGTGATGTGTTAATCATATCTCAAATAATCGAAAAATGTGACATTGCGCAAACTTCTGGATACAGAAAGATAAACTCGCTAATAGACGACGGATTGCTTGTTCCGTCTGGGTATGTTTCTACGAGTGATGGCAAAAAAGTCACAAAATACAGATCGGTTTTCGATAATGTCAAAATCGAAATTGTGCGAAACGACGTCAAGGTAGCAATCAGATTAGCAAAAGAAGAGTTTGCTGCAAGTTCGGTATTAACGGTGTGCACACAGGCATAA
- a CDS encoding DMT family transporter gives MNLISPLQFTKTRSVFSRLLTIKTSTAIGFVVAILSAALSSLPDVVSKPIVDPNVNGIAPIEPLMVVFIMYLATGLFFTPITKLQKSVAPIKKSSYAVLVIYGVASACSTLAFSFGLKETSATNASILSNSEIVFTVLIGMILFKEYLAKKEILPFALIAAGAIVLPIGSDIYEHRFAFSEFVFGDIMIVISGFIYCLCTFIAKHAGNVKTTRVVQIMSLSGALFCFAMMLIFQTPLSIDLSALPILSFVGIAGIGGSVLFFVMAVRLIGAVRTILIFSSATVFGVVYSAIYLLESVDIFTVSSLGIVTVGLYRLRYKLAA, from the coding sequence ATTAATCTGATCTCTCCGTTACAATTCACAAAGACTCGTTCTGTCTTTTCTAGACTACTTACCATCAAAACCTCTACCGCTATTGGATTTGTCGTTGCCATTCTCTCTGCTGCCTTGTCCTCTCTGCCTGATGTTGTATCAAAACCAATAGTTGATCCAAACGTTAACGGGATTGCACCAATTGAGCCGCTCATGGTTGTCTTCATCATGTACTTGGCAACTGGCCTGTTTTTTACCCCTATTACAAAATTGCAAAAATCGGTGGCACCAATTAAAAAATCATCTTATGCTGTTCTCGTAATCTATGGTGTGGCATCTGCCTGTTCGACTCTTGCTTTCTCTTTTGGACTAAAAGAAACAAGTGCGACAAACGCCTCGATCCTATCTAACAGCGAGATAGTTTTTACAGTGCTAATAGGAATGATTCTCTTCAAAGAATACCTTGCAAAAAAAGAGATTTTGCCATTTGCGCTCATAGCTGCGGGTGCTATTGTTCTTCCAATTGGCTCAGACATATACGAACACAGGTTTGCATTTTCAGAATTTGTTTTCGGTGATATCATGATTGTAATTTCTGGATTCATATATTGCCTGTGCACTTTTATTGCAAAACATGCAGGTAATGTGAAAACTACCCGTGTCGTACAAATCATGTCTTTGTCAGGTGCTCTTTTTTGCTTTGCGATGATGCTAATTTTCCAGACTCCTTTGTCAATTGACCTGTCTGCTCTTCCAATACTTTCTTTTGTTGGTATTGCTGGAATCGGCGGCAGTGTTCTGTTTTTTGTAATGGCCGTTAGACTGATAGGCGCTGTTAGAACCATTCTGATTTTTTCATCAGCTACTGTTTTTGGGGTTGTATATTCTGCAATCTATCTGTTGGAATCTGTCGATATATTCACTGTTTCATCCCTTGGTATTGTGACTGTGGGACTGTACCGTCTTAGGTACAAGTTAGCTGCCTAA
- a CDS encoding transcriptional regulator codes for MVGIDRLLSKSLDTVIRENLGSRTVQKIENRLVEKYGITLTESIEQFQKLDSVLREFFGSSADGLENKFLRNVCEIKLVGGEKHVYIENSSLTKIILESFGDDDKKKILGVINGESMIISEIIEKCDIAQTSGYRKINSLIDDGLLVPSGYVSTSDGKKVTKYRSIFNNINIEIVKNKINVSLYLPKADFETSSILTVCAQN; via the coding sequence ATGGTAGGCATAGACAGACTACTGTCAAAATCATTAGATACTGTAATTAGAGAAAATCTTGGTTCCAGAACCGTCCAGAAAATTGAAAACAGACTGGTTGAAAAATATGGCATAACATTAACTGAATCAATAGAGCAATTTCAAAAATTGGATTCCGTCCTGAGGGAATTTTTCGGATCAAGTGCAGATGGCTTGGAAAACAAGTTCCTCAGAAACGTATGTGAAATCAAATTAGTGGGAGGAGAAAAACACGTTTACATTGAAAATTCATCATTGACCAAAATAATACTAGAGTCCTTTGGTGATGATGACAAAAAGAAGATTCTGGGTGTCATAAACGGGGAATCTATGATAATCTCAGAGATAATCGAAAAATGTGACATTGCGCAAACTTCTGGATACAGAAAGATAAACTCGCTAATAGACGACGGATTGCTTGTTCCGTCTGGGTATGTTTCTACGAGTGATGGCAAAAAAGTCACAAAATACAGATCCATCTTTAACAACATAAACATCGAGATTGTGAAAAACAAAATAAATGTCTCACTCTATCTTCCAAAAGCTGACTTTGAGACCAGTTCAATCTTGACTGTGTGCGCCCAAAACTAA
- a CDS encoding response regulator transcription factor: MPSTYPQHSFEMITAIVIDDDIDTVDVFCDYLEIVNVKVLGRGYNGKEAVELYRKHNPNVVFLDLMMPDYDGFYALEHIRK; encoded by the coding sequence ATGCCCTCAACATACCCGCAACATTCCTTTGAAATGATAACTGCCATAGTAATAGATGATGATATTGACACCGTGGATGTTTTTTGTGACTACTTGGAGATTGTGAATGTCAAAGTTTTAGGAAGAGGATATAATGGGAAAGAGGCGGTGGAACTATACCGAAAACATAATCCCAATGTGGTATTTTTGGATCTGATGATGCCTGATTATGATGGGTTTTATGCGCTAGAACACATTAGAAAATAA
- a CDS encoding fused MFS/spermidine synthase, with product MWKYVDVGDGEKIFHKIDEFIFSKKTKYQLLEIVKTRDFGNVLFLDGDPQSSEIDEHVFNECLVHPSMVSHSKPKTVFIGGGGTGLTLREVLRHNTVEKVDIVDIDKEVVDTCKKFYNYAAESFSDSRTNLYHEDARQFLSKTDSRYDCVFLDTTMPHHEDIAAPLYRKEFFEIVSQKLKPDGIFATAANSADFRHSARFASVVKTLQDVFAFVTPYVAYAPLFGQDWAFVTASNVSDPSKLRPNEIDQRLAANGCGELNFYDGITHQKIFSLDKKLRSILDETGRVLTDSLHTRDEIFVPELPESRHFENYVNLVDLTSYSNLIKVTNAPHKTF from the coding sequence ATGTGGAAATATGTAGATGTTGGGGATGGTGAAAAGATTTTTCACAAAATAGACGAGTTCATTTTTTCAAAAAAGACGAAGTATCAATTGCTGGAAATTGTTAAAACTAGAGATTTTGGCAATGTCTTGTTTTTAGATGGTGATCCGCAGTCTTCGGAGATAGACGAACATGTTTTCAACGAATGCCTAGTTCACCCCTCAATGGTATCGCACTCAAAACCAAAAACGGTCTTTATTGGTGGCGGCGGTACCGGCTTGACATTACGCGAGGTTCTGCGTCATAATACTGTTGAAAAAGTAGACATTGTGGATATAGACAAGGAAGTCGTAGACACTTGTAAAAAATTCTACAATTATGCAGCCGAATCCTTTTCAGATTCGCGTACAAACTTGTATCATGAAGACGCGAGGCAATTTCTTTCAAAAACCGATTCACGTTATGATTGTGTATTTTTAGATACGACCATGCCTCACCATGAAGATATTGCTGCACCTTTGTATAGGAAAGAATTTTTTGAAATAGTAAGTCAGAAATTAAAACCTGATGGGATATTTGCTACCGCTGCAAACTCTGCAGACTTTAGACACTCTGCAAGATTTGCGTCTGTGGTAAAAACATTACAAGATGTCTTTGCCTTTGTAACCCCATATGTTGCATATGCTCCGCTTTTTGGTCAAGACTGGGCATTTGTAACTGCGTCAAACGTATCTGACCCCTCTAAACTAAGACCTAATGAGATAGACCAGAGACTTGCAGCAAACGGATGTGGCGAGTTGAATTTTTACGATGGAATTACTCATCAAAAAATATTTTCACTTGACAAAAAACTACGAAGTATTTTGGATGAGACTGGCCGCGTTTTGACTGACTCTCTACATACTAGGGATGAAATCTTTGTGCCAGAACTGCCGGAATCTCGTCACTTTGAAAATTATGTAAATTTGGTTGACTTGACCTCGTATTCCAACCTGATAAAAGTTACAAACGCCCCTCACAAGACTTTTTGA